Proteins encoded together in one Lysinibacillus sp. FSL K6-0232 window:
- a CDS encoding tetratricopeptide repeat protein: MNKKLSFSEIDFSNPFQMQGMYNYATSIFYSNPQEARRIFHRILRYKDVSAVHSGCYISLARMLLNSHISNVLKGHRNKTIEAELISLIENSLEVKPTNTAAHGLMAEFYMLVGEFENALEQLNKIPTEHGIISLEHNLCLHLELISQQVKKGKLSKEVYLGEDAKEFYLAFLNQNKKTVNDTAFCKIIECFLDGTRINALFALDILKIAEAKLPESLNIVHAACNIYSVGIYQFPEKLLEYALKKKRLIEKTDAEISEEIRDSTFTHLGQAYVGLKRYDDAIEILEPRANKKSKNVDLHNLANAYYNTQNYELAAKYAKRALYTVEDETTLHLLACIFHEQANHKEAIKYFERELHFRKNAEAFIQTIEENGDPMFSNLAEEDDEPVYERLYLSFISSLYQEKEYIKAKIILEEALQDYPNNRNIKSWESILDNVFSQEEVLKTYQEELNCQKRQYFEVRANYEKIMNTYHTWAEKLFELQNKVFNEETLEKDMETIIEILKSESGFSDKKVKHIKSNIEKNFPYLDQKSKVFLVTAEYLYSSNQYAMMDFAPIVVEYSKVLENELNKHLKLKSKCTLGQLVYYIRENKVPHFFDYLSEINQILVWRNGSAHTSTSTIEVVEHIRETYYDKDLLKRLFVDNN, translated from the coding sequence ATGAATAAAAAGCTAAGTTTTTCTGAAATTGATTTTTCAAATCCATTTCAGATGCAAGGGATGTATAACTATGCGACTTCAATTTTCTATTCGAATCCGCAAGAGGCTAGAAGGATATTTCATAGAATATTAAGATATAAAGATGTTAGTGCTGTTCATTCAGGATGTTATATAAGTTTGGCACGAATGTTATTAAATAGTCATATTTCAAATGTTTTAAAAGGTCATAGAAATAAAACCATAGAGGCTGAATTAATTTCCCTAATTGAAAATTCTCTAGAAGTGAAGCCTACTAATACAGCAGCTCATGGATTGATGGCGGAATTCTATATGCTTGTAGGGGAGTTTGAAAATGCTTTAGAACAATTGAATAAAATACCTACAGAACATGGGATTATTTCATTGGAACACAATTTATGTCTACATCTTGAATTAATTAGCCAACAAGTAAAAAAAGGTAAGTTGTCAAAAGAGGTTTATTTAGGGGAGGATGCAAAAGAGTTTTATTTAGCATTTCTGAACCAGAATAAAAAAACGGTTAATGATACGGCATTTTGTAAAATAATTGAATGTTTTTTAGATGGTACACGTATAAATGCCCTATTTGCCTTAGATATCTTAAAAATAGCTGAAGCTAAACTTCCGGAGAGTTTAAATATTGTTCATGCTGCCTGCAATATTTACAGTGTGGGTATTTATCAATTCCCAGAAAAATTATTGGAATATGCATTAAAAAAGAAGAGATTGATAGAAAAAACTGATGCTGAAATATCAGAAGAAATAAGGGATTCAACTTTTACTCATTTAGGGCAAGCATATGTAGGTCTGAAGCGATATGACGATGCTATTGAAATTTTAGAACCAAGAGCAAATAAAAAGTCTAAAAACGTGGATTTGCACAATCTTGCCAATGCATATTATAATACACAAAATTATGAATTAGCAGCAAAATATGCGAAACGGGCTCTTTATACAGTAGAGGATGAGACCACTTTACACTTATTAGCATGTATATTTCATGAACAAGCCAACCATAAAGAAGCAATTAAATATTTCGAGAGAGAACTCCACTTTAGGAAAAATGCAGAGGCATTTATTCAAACGATTGAAGAGAATGGTGACCCTATGTTCTCTAATCTAGCAGAGGAAGATGATGAACCTGTTTATGAGCGATTATACTTATCTTTTATTAGTAGCTTATATCAAGAAAAAGAGTATATAAAAGCTAAAATTATTTTAGAAGAAGCATTACAGGATTATCCTAATAACAGAAATATTAAATCATGGGAGAGTATTTTAGATAATGTATTTTCCCAAGAGGAAGTATTGAAAACATACCAAGAAGAATTAAATTGCCAAAAACGTCAGTACTTTGAGGTTCGAGCTAATTATGAAAAAATCATGAATACTTATCATACATGGGCTGAAAAATTATTTGAGTTACAGAATAAAGTTTTTAACGAAGAAACCTTAGAAAAAGATATGGAAACAATTATCGAAATATTAAAAAGTGAGTCAGGTTTTTCAGATAAGAAAGTTAAACATATAAAATCTAATATTGAGAAAAATTTTCCGTATTTAGACCAAAAAAGCAAAGTCTTTTTGGTCACAGCCGAGTATTTATATAGTTCGAATCAATATGCAATGATGGATTTCGCACCAATCGTAGTTGAATATAGCAAAGTATTAGAGAATGAATTAAATAAGCATTTAAAATTAAAATCTAAATGTACATTAGGGCAACTTGTATATTATATTAGAGAAAATAAAGTGCCACATTTCTTCGATTATTTATCAGAAATTAATCAAATTTTAGTATGGAGAAATGGAAGTGCGCACACTAGCACGTCTACAATAGAAGTTGTAGAACATATTCGTGAAACTTATTATGATAAAGACTTGCTTAAAAGATTGTTCGTTGATAATAATTAA
- a CDS encoding M48 family metallopeptidase produces MYSIQFGQDTIPYTIKWSERRKTVSISVDANGVMITAPAQTTAEKIEELVYQKATWIRAQLFHFNEMIDESHIRSFLSGEKLPYLGRQYRLKVFKNDDVREATFKFQQGTFIALLPVQITEEQHREVLLPLYEQWIKEKGEAFVQNRIHRFTIKLQQEPTAVKIKDQQQRWGSCTANGQVLINWRILLAPVSIIDYVLAHELAHLKYMDHSKAFWDTLGMLVDDYEERKEWLRINGQLLFI; encoded by the coding sequence ATGTATAGTATTCAATTTGGGCAAGATACCATCCCTTATACAATCAAATGGAGTGAACGACGTAAAACCGTTTCAATTAGTGTTGATGCGAATGGTGTAATGATTACTGCACCAGCACAAACAACAGCAGAGAAAATCGAAGAGCTTGTTTATCAAAAGGCGACTTGGATTCGCGCTCAGCTGTTTCATTTCAATGAGATGATTGATGAGAGCCATATCCGTTCCTTTTTATCAGGCGAAAAGCTGCCGTACTTAGGCAGGCAGTATCGATTGAAAGTGTTTAAAAATGACGATGTTCGGGAGGCAACATTCAAATTCCAACAAGGTACATTTATTGCGCTGTTGCCTGTACAAATTACTGAAGAGCAGCATCGTGAAGTTTTATTACCTCTTTACGAGCAATGGATTAAGGAAAAAGGTGAGGCTTTCGTTCAGAACCGCATTCACCGTTTCACGATAAAATTGCAGCAAGAACCAACTGCTGTAAAAATAAAGGACCAGCAGCAACGATGGGGAAGTTGTACAGCAAACGGGCAGGTACTTATCAATTGGCGCATCTTACTTGCACCTGTTTCAATTATTGACTACGTACTTGCACATGAACTAGCACACTTAAAATATATGGACCATTCGAAGGCGTTCTGGGATACATTGGGGATGCTTGTAGATGATTATGAGGAACGGAAAGAGTGGTTACGAATCAACGGGCAATTACTATTTATTTAA
- a CDS encoding DEAD/DEAH box helicase, with protein sequence MKKEYVSQEKLHNGKITAQLAKEWLQREQSLLINAQTGTGKTTSLMNAALQLATQNELSEYYIFTAPTVNLCEQIAQNHPNGTLLLTGSVKRKEELINQHIGEGNRVFITTYDQAEMLVSHLKLLNNTSKYNLIIDEYHRLIADYNKNFRKKTMASLYKLQQKAKSVIALSGTPQLILLDSFDCLITVERSAKPLFNEFSIVSFPKKMALAKCLLPYIYRRVNDGHKVIVFLQSVKRNKALADKLNENSISAINIDSSIGKDNEAYRSIVQLGRFPENIDVIFTTSLLAEGISINIEEHEKIEVIVVAHKFSNFFSPLTIEQISNRIRQPYARFSIFTENPSDFENCNSMLYNYEQKFRSLKIEAQNSKQNLIKMTNGVTELTVQSISSCERNAYLALDGKSIVIDELAILNDISKDFELYYKSNRHAFIAALKKQFPHYTISCVDYDLDSQLEEGATKEDISISDIPLSQRFTDQDFELLQKRQKQFDFYLKNHALEPVEKRTLKALLPYTSCYNLLIKIAENFSSTQVNLLIDTLNGYIELQTLKRTNNTNFTLEYVQLIAGEVGDNYFTVKELKILLHEAHKLAICSIDGNLLPAEKMQKIYFFKREKRTNSKRLYSLELHTPATIAAQFNLTNEEVANLLKCTIKKNEVIANVDLIYLLLAS encoded by the coding sequence ATGAAAAAGGAATACGTATCACAAGAAAAACTACATAACGGTAAAATTACAGCACAACTAGCGAAAGAGTGGTTGCAACGCGAGCAGAGCCTACTTATTAATGCTCAAACAGGTACTGGTAAAACAACTAGCCTAATGAATGCTGCGCTACAATTAGCTACTCAAAATGAGTTGAGTGAATATTATATCTTTACGGCTCCTACCGTAAATTTGTGTGAACAAATCGCTCAAAATCATCCAAACGGTACTCTTTTACTAACGGGTAGTGTCAAAAGGAAAGAAGAACTAATCAACCAACATATAGGAGAAGGTAATCGTGTGTTCATAACTACTTATGACCAAGCCGAAATGTTAGTTTCACATTTAAAGTTGCTAAACAACACTTCGAAATACAACCTGATAATCGATGAGTACCATCGGCTAATTGCTGACTATAACAAAAACTTCCGAAAGAAAACAATGGCAAGCTTATACAAGTTACAACAGAAAGCTAAAAGTGTCATTGCGCTTTCGGGTACACCGCAACTAATTTTATTAGATAGCTTTGATTGCTTAATTACAGTTGAGCGTAGCGCTAAACCGCTATTTAACGAGTTTAGCATCGTTTCGTTCCCGAAAAAAATGGCATTAGCTAAATGTTTACTTCCATACATTTATCGTCGGGTAAATGATGGTCATAAAGTGATTGTATTTTTACAATCTGTCAAAAGAAACAAAGCTTTAGCAGACAAATTAAACGAGAACAGTATTTCAGCAATCAATATCGACTCATCAATCGGAAAAGACAATGAAGCTTATCGTAGCATTGTTCAGTTAGGGCGATTCCCTGAAAACATCGATGTTATTTTCACCACTTCTTTATTAGCGGAAGGAATTAGCATCAACATTGAAGAACATGAAAAAATAGAAGTTATCGTTGTAGCTCATAAATTTTCAAATTTCTTCAGTCCTTTAACAATCGAGCAAATTAGCAATCGAATTCGTCAACCTTACGCTAGATTCTCAATTTTCACTGAAAATCCATCCGATTTTGAAAATTGTAATTCGATGCTTTATAACTATGAGCAAAAATTCCGAAGCTTGAAAATCGAAGCGCAAAATTCAAAACAAAATTTAATCAAAATGACTAATGGAGTTACCGAACTAACTGTTCAATCTATCTCATCTTGCGAAAGAAATGCTTATCTAGCTTTAGATGGAAAATCAATTGTAATTGATGAACTAGCAATTTTAAACGACATTTCAAAGGATTTCGAACTGTACTATAAATCGAATCGTCATGCGTTTATTGCAGCCCTTAAAAAGCAATTTCCGCACTATACAATTTCTTGTGTAGACTATGACTTAGATTCACAACTTGAAGAAGGTGCTACTAAAGAGGATATTAGTATTAGCGATATACCTCTTTCACAGCGCTTCACTGACCAAGATTTCGAACTGTTGCAAAAGCGACAAAAGCAATTCGATTTCTATTTAAAAAATCACGCCCTTGAGCCTGTTGAAAAACGAACTTTGAAGGCTTTGTTACCTTATACGTCATGCTATAACTTGTTAATAAAAATTGCGGAAAACTTCTCATCTACTCAAGTGAATTTGCTAATTGATACTTTAAACGGTTATATAGAGCTACAAACCTTAAAACGTACCAATAATACAAACTTCACGTTAGAATATGTTCAATTGATAGCAGGTGAAGTCGGCGATAATTACTTTACTGTAAAAGAATTAAAAATTCTTTTACACGAAGCTCATAAACTAGCTATTTGTTCAATTGACGGAAATTTACTTCCTGCTGAAAAAATGCAAAAAATATATTTTTTCAAAAGAGAAAAGAGAACAAATTCGAAACGCTTATATTCGTTAGAATTACACACTCCAGCTACAATAGCAGCACAATTCAATTTAACAAACGAAGAGGTTGCTAACTTACTGAAATGTACAATTAAAAAGAATGAAGTCATCGCTAACGTAGACTTAATCTATCTTTTGCTGGCTTCATAA
- a CDS encoding helix-turn-helix domain-containing protein, which produces MAIKETNIAMLIKTLRLDRNLSLRELADKAGVTASYISKIENGLKPNITLNVLLALCEALQADPKLFLNDKLQKAYEEPLDWKDFFLMSEVHHHGEPLTLEQKQKMIEAAAKTIS; this is translated from the coding sequence ATGGCAATTAAAGAAACAAATATCGCTATGCTTATTAAAACGTTGCGATTAGACAGAAATTTATCATTGAGAGAATTAGCGGATAAAGCTGGCGTTACAGCTTCGTACATTTCAAAAATCGAAAATGGACTTAAGCCTAACATTACTTTAAACGTATTATTAGCACTTTGCGAGGCGCTGCAAGCGGACCCAAAGCTGTTTTTAAACGATAAATTGCAAAAGGCTTATGAAGAACCATTGGATTGGAAAGACTTTTTCTTAATGAGTGAGGTACATCATCATGGAGAACCATTAACATTGGAGCAGAAGCAGAAAATGATTGAAGCAGCTGCAAAAACAATTTCATAA
- a CDS encoding tyrosine-type recombinase/integrase has protein sequence MANLKAKKGMLIDVQPLKTKVEIHNMLEALGMSKEFGLRNQLLFKLGISTGLRCGDLVSLKVEQVKGRSSFKIREGKTQKERTVYLNSLMADIADYIETLPSDVEYLFPSRKGNGHITTTQAYRIITKAGEMIGNVSVGTHTMRKTFGYIYYQATKDVATLMEIFNHSSQKTTMRYLGLTAESIENSLKKISFF, from the coding sequence ATGGCGAATTTAAAAGCAAAAAAAGGTATGTTGATTGACGTACAGCCGTTAAAAACGAAAGTTGAAATTCATAATATGTTGGAAGCACTTGGAATGTCAAAAGAGTTTGGCTTGCGGAACCAGCTGCTATTTAAATTAGGAATTTCCACAGGCTTACGCTGCGGTGATTTAGTGTCCTTAAAAGTAGAGCAAGTAAAAGGAAGAAGTTCATTTAAAATTCGTGAAGGTAAAACTCAAAAAGAACGTACAGTGTATTTAAATAGTTTAATGGCGGATATTGCAGATTATATTGAAACGCTTCCTTCAGATGTAGAGTATTTATTCCCAAGCCGTAAAGGTAATGGACATATAACAACAACGCAAGCTTATCGGATAATCACTAAGGCTGGAGAAATGATTGGTAATGTATCAGTGGGGACCCATACGATGCGTAAAACGTTTGGCTACATATACTATCAAGCAACTAAGGATGTAGCGACTTTAATGGAGATATTTAATCATTCATCGCAAAAAACGACTATGAGGTATTTGGGGCTTACAGCAGAAAGCATCGAAAATAGTTTAAAGAAGATTTCGTTCTTTTAA
- a CDS encoding TnsA endonuclease N-terminal domain-containing protein: MQNAKVKRFVKEGRGQGTGKDYIPWVKTSDYSSKGRATRIQGIKTQRIHHLHSDNQLRAFLIFEYSDAIIDIRESYPLLDLMEVIDDKEGLRLDKFTDADGYPLIICTTFVLTVRGEGGEERLVARSVKNTSELSKKITLEKLEIERRYWEARGVDWKVITEKQLSRQLCENIEWCRETLLQDMQEDGLANALLAYIQNNTFIPIKLLLNEFEYEEGLEPGKALWLFRYLLATKCLDVNIENAINLAATLEELK; this comes from the coding sequence ATGCAGAACGCGAAGGTAAAACGATTTGTTAAGGAAGGTAGAGGACAGGGAACGGGGAAAGATTATATCCCGTGGGTGAAAACTTCCGATTATTCGAGCAAGGGGAGAGCTACTCGTATTCAAGGCATAAAGACGCAGCGGATTCATCATTTACATTCTGATAATCAGCTACGGGCATTCTTAATATTTGAATACAGTGATGCCATTATAGACATTCGTGAAAGCTACCCATTGTTAGATTTAATGGAGGTGATTGATGATAAGGAAGGGCTACGGCTAGATAAATTTACTGATGCAGATGGCTATCCGTTAATTATATGTACGACATTTGTATTAACAGTGCGGGGAGAAGGCGGGGAAGAAAGGTTGGTCGCGCGGTCTGTAAAAAATACGAGTGAGCTATCGAAAAAAATCACGCTCGAAAAATTAGAGATTGAGCGACGATATTGGGAAGCGCGGGGAGTAGATTGGAAAGTAATAACCGAGAAGCAGCTATCGCGACAGCTCTGCGAAAATATTGAATGGTGTCGAGAAACGCTATTACAGGATATGCAGGAAGATGGATTAGCAAATGCATTATTAGCTTATATACAAAATAACACCTTTATACCAATTAAATTGCTATTAAACGAATTTGAATATGAGGAAGGACTAGAGCCGGGGAAAGCGTTATGGCTCTTTCGTTATTTATTGGCAACAAAATGTTTGGATGTAAACATTGAAAATGCAATTAATCTCGCTGCAACACTAGAGGAGTTAAAGTAG
- a CDS encoding Mu transposase C-terminal domain-containing protein, producing MNLIVNQLFKHSNGNVIRVLYINSLSNVLYVINMEGNRWCYPMQSKDLIEAIQSKEWIEVHDTYIRAVSEEQLSEKEREKRDKAWEIVTAFLQELDNDEFAFIGSYRKQAIDRVLRKYKISYNGFKALLLKYWRGGSTKNSLLPNYYKCGSSGKNRNLSNKKVGRPSKRGRDRGLNVDEKVKRQFKAALNKYYYNERNNSLKFVYEMVLKDYYTVDSVNENGVSIPILAKAVPTYNQFLYWFKKLNDTKKEIIQRQGMRNYQQNNRAIIGTSTSEGWQFDSTQFDIYLVSSTNRNVIVGRPTLHMAVCAFTRMIMGFSISFESLNGYGGEMLALYNAMTSKKQFCKRYGIEIDDSEWAFGVPSKILTDQGALEGKRIEHAIERLGIAIQQTPPYHADYKGIIEQAFEQLNVKIKPFADGVVIKGNQAKERGQKDYRLQATMTIDEFTKVLIKTVLFHNNHHVLKDYVLTEEMIELGVEKIPIKLWDYYVNHYKGSVRILPEELIRINLLPTDTGTLTARGVSFKKMLYASPELLAAGNFVEARVNGSKKVKICYNPLDISEIYMYGEDGQLHKLTLLEHLVAYKGKGLDEVLALKEYEQNKDRKSQEKELQAKMKLYEELEAIVNVAREESAAERDPNLSKAQRIRGIKDNQQAERMLQREILRESKVKEPEELVDEFDEFAIFRGEMNE from the coding sequence ATGAATTTAATTGTAAACCAGCTATTCAAGCATAGTAATGGCAATGTTATTCGTGTCTTATACATTAATTCATTATCGAATGTTTTATATGTGATTAATATGGAAGGAAATCGTTGGTGTTATCCAATGCAGTCGAAGGATTTAATAGAAGCGATTCAGTCAAAGGAATGGATTGAGGTCCACGATACGTATATTCGTGCCGTTTCTGAAGAGCAGTTAAGTGAGAAAGAACGAGAAAAGCGGGATAAGGCGTGGGAAATAGTAACAGCGTTTTTGCAGGAACTAGATAATGATGAGTTCGCGTTTATCGGGAGCTACCGCAAGCAGGCAATTGATAGAGTGCTACGTAAATACAAGATAAGCTACAACGGATTTAAAGCGTTACTACTGAAATATTGGCGCGGTGGTAGTACAAAAAATAGCTTGTTGCCTAATTATTATAAGTGCGGTTCGAGCGGGAAGAACCGAAATCTTTCAAATAAAAAAGTAGGAAGACCAAGTAAGAGAGGCCGCGATCGCGGCCTCAATGTAGACGAAAAAGTAAAACGCCAATTTAAAGCTGCTTTAAATAAGTACTATTACAACGAACGTAATAACAGTTTGAAATTCGTTTATGAAATGGTTTTAAAGGATTATTACACAGTTGATTCAGTAAATGAGAATGGTGTGTCGATACCTATTTTGGCTAAAGCAGTACCAACGTATAATCAATTCCTTTATTGGTTCAAAAAATTAAATGATACGAAAAAGGAGATTATCCAACGTCAAGGTATGCGTAACTACCAGCAAAATAATCGAGCAATCATTGGCACGTCTACAAGTGAGGGCTGGCAATTTGATTCCACACAATTTGACATCTATTTAGTCAGTTCAACAAACCGCAATGTAATCGTTGGTCGCCCTACATTACATATGGCTGTATGTGCATTTACAAGAATGATTATGGGATTCTCTATCTCTTTCGAATCATTAAATGGTTATGGTGGAGAAATGTTAGCACTATATAATGCAATGACGTCCAAAAAGCAATTTTGCAAGCGGTACGGCATCGAAATCGATGATAGTGAATGGGCGTTTGGCGTACCGAGCAAAATACTGACTGACCAAGGAGCTTTAGAAGGTAAGCGGATAGAGCATGCAATTGAGCGGCTAGGTATCGCTATTCAGCAAACCCCGCCGTATCACGCTGATTATAAAGGGATTATAGAGCAAGCCTTTGAGCAGCTTAACGTTAAAATAAAGCCTTTTGCTGATGGCGTAGTGATTAAAGGTAATCAAGCAAAAGAGCGCGGTCAAAAGGATTATCGTTTGCAGGCTACGATGACAATTGACGAATTCACGAAAGTATTGATTAAGACGGTGTTGTTCCACAATAACCATCATGTATTGAAGGACTATGTGCTGACAGAAGAAATGATTGAGCTAGGTGTGGAGAAGATACCAATTAAGCTTTGGGATTACTATGTTAATCATTACAAGGGGAGCGTGCGAATACTGCCGGAGGAATTAATTCGGATTAACCTTTTGCCGACGGATACAGGGACTTTGACTGCTCGTGGCGTGTCATTTAAAAAAATGTTATATGCTTCGCCAGAGTTATTAGCTGCTGGCAATTTTGTTGAAGCTCGTGTGAACGGGAGCAAGAAGGTGAAAATATGCTACAACCCTTTGGATATATCAGAGATTTATATGTATGGAGAAGACGGGCAGCTTCACAAGCTTACGTTATTGGAGCATTTAGTAGCTTATAAAGGTAAAGGGCTAGATGAAGTATTGGCTCTCAAGGAGTATGAGCAGAATAAAGACCGTAAGAGCCAAGAGAAAGAATTGCAAGCGAAAATGAAGCTGTATGAAGAGCTTGAGGCAATCGTGAATGTAGCGAGAGAAGAAAGTGCGGCAGAACGTGACCCGAATTTGTCAAAGGCGCAGAGGATTAGAGGCATTAAGGATAATCAGCAGGCGGAACGAATGCTGCAACGGGAAATCTTGCGTGAGTCAAAAGTGAAAGAACCAGAGGAGTTGGTAGATGAATTTGATGAGTTTGCGATATTTAGAGGTGAGATGAATGAATAA
- a CDS encoding ATP-binding protein: protein MNKIYLENGMDAIQASYHESLLEEYNSNPFIQALPPLMTKQAIIDSLAMPISFDESERDYDSAFRLHMVQRLYKLFQPLPRHLDVWNTTFSLLYQGYISRNPFDKDYIRQRNQMGKEIINKSFDINNQSTFRTTASCATLIGYSGMGKTSSVQRVLNNIPQVIVHNKYKEQPFNQLQLTHLTLQTPHSSSLKALTLQFFMKVDEILGTSNYKRNVSKNTSVDAMLPQMGQVANNIGLGLLVIDEIQHLQNRAIKQMMNYFVTLMNSFGVPILFIGTPAAYAIFQQEFRIARRVSGNGEISWNNMEHDKEFRFFLESLWRYQWTQVFTPLTDEMVTVFYEHTQGVSDLIVKLFANVQVMAISTGKEAFTASMVRKVAKEQFKLMQPMIDAIKSKNPYKMHQYEDLRKLEVEQQMHPIKQPAVSSVKVAKQSIAVKKPKPINTPQEYAYEQNDIRFSYQKNIEANVIYEALVKQGYIDDMKCWIGGVGDVK from the coding sequence ATGAATAAAATCTATCTGGAAAATGGTATGGATGCAATACAGGCAAGCTATCATGAATCTTTGCTAGAGGAATATAACAGCAATCCGTTTATTCAAGCGTTGCCACCACTAATGACTAAGCAAGCGATTATTGATAGCTTAGCGATGCCAATTTCATTTGATGAGTCGGAACGGGATTATGACAGTGCATTTCGTCTTCATATGGTCCAGCGGTTATATAAATTGTTTCAGCCGCTTCCTCGTCATTTGGATGTTTGGAACACAACATTTTCTTTGCTTTATCAGGGCTATATTTCGCGTAATCCATTTGATAAGGACTATATTCGCCAACGTAATCAAATGGGCAAGGAGATTATTAATAAAAGTTTTGATATAAACAATCAATCTACATTTAGAACGACTGCTAGCTGTGCCACATTAATTGGCTACTCTGGAATGGGCAAGACCAGCTCTGTTCAGCGAGTTTTAAATAATATTCCGCAAGTGATTGTACACAACAAGTATAAAGAGCAGCCATTTAATCAGTTGCAGCTAACACATCTAACGTTGCAAACGCCACATTCATCTAGCTTGAAGGCTTTAACATTACAGTTTTTTATGAAAGTGGATGAAATTCTTGGGACGAGTAACTATAAGCGAAACGTGTCTAAAAATACGTCCGTAGATGCGATGCTTCCACAGATGGGGCAGGTAGCAAATAACATTGGATTAGGGCTGCTAGTGATAGATGAGATTCAGCATTTGCAGAACCGAGCCATCAAGCAAATGATGAACTATTTTGTAACGTTAATGAATTCATTTGGTGTGCCTATTTTATTTATCGGTACGCCCGCTGCTTACGCAATTTTTCAACAGGAGTTTAGAATTGCGCGTCGTGTGAGTGGGAACGGCGAGATTAGCTGGAACAACATGGAGCATGATAAGGAGTTCCGTTTCTTTTTAGAGTCTTTATGGCGGTATCAATGGACGCAGGTTTTTACGCCATTAACAGATGAAATGGTGACAGTATTTTATGAACATACGCAAGGTGTATCTGACTTAATTGTTAAGCTATTTGCCAATGTGCAAGTAATGGCTATCTCTACAGGGAAAGAAGCATTTACTGCGAGCATGGTACGGAAGGTGGCTAAAGAACAATTTAAGTTAATGCAGCCAATGATTGATGCTATTAAATCGAAAAATCCATATAAAATGCATCAGTATGAGGATTTGAGGAAATTAGAAGTGGAACAGCAGATGCACCCTATTAAGCAGCCAGCTGTTAGTTCTGTGAAAGTAGCGAAGCAATCGATTGCGGTCAAAAAGCCGAAGCCTATAAATACACCTCAAGAATATGCATATGAACAGAACGATATTCGTTTTAGCTATCAAAAAAATATAGAGGCAAATGTTATATACGAGGCTTTAGTTAAACAAGGCTATATAGATGATATGAAGTGCTGGATTGGAGGTGTTGGGGATGTTAAATAA